In the Candidatus Electrothrix rattekaaiensis genome, one interval contains:
- a CDS encoding DUF808 domain-containing protein, translating to MPSGIFAILDDIAMLLDDASAMSKIAAKKTAGILGDDLAVNAEKATGFHASRELPVIWDITKSSVLNKIIIIPAALFLNAYIPGLIVPILLLGGAYLCFEGAEKIYEWLAHRFTKNAHKDDSQQTAAIKLSEKEKIRSAVRTDFILSIEIIVITLESVRDQQMAIQILVVSFVALLATVGVYGLVALLVKLDDMGFYLVQYAQSITGSMSGILTKVGELLIASLPKIIRFLEFVGTIAMLLVGGGMYVHNIEVIHDGLHFMPIMLANLFAGLIVGFVILFLLHSVKKNK from the coding sequence ATGCCAAGTGGTATCTTCGCAATATTAGACGACATAGCCATGCTGCTGGACGATGCTTCCGCCATGAGCAAGATAGCAGCCAAGAAGACTGCTGGCATCCTAGGTGATGATCTGGCAGTCAATGCGGAAAAAGCAACCGGCTTTCATGCCTCGCGTGAACTCCCTGTTATTTGGGACATTACCAAGAGTTCCGTGCTCAATAAAATTATCATCATCCCGGCGGCCCTTTTTTTGAACGCCTACATCCCCGGACTCATCGTCCCCATTCTCTTGCTTGGTGGAGCCTATCTCTGCTTTGAGGGAGCCGAAAAAATTTACGAGTGGCTGGCCCATCGTTTTACAAAAAATGCTCATAAAGACGATTCCCAGCAGACCGCCGCAATAAAACTCTCTGAAAAAGAAAAAATACGCTCCGCCGTCAGAACCGACTTCATTCTCTCTATCGAAATCATCGTTATCACCCTAGAATCAGTACGTGATCAACAAATGGCCATACAGATCCTCGTCGTAAGTTTTGTGGCTCTCTTAGCTACGGTGGGAGTTTATGGACTTGTTGCGCTGCTGGTTAAGCTTGACGACATGGGCTTTTATCTGGTTCAGTATGCTCAGTCAATAACAGGATCAATGTCTGGGATACTTACCAAGGTAGGCGAGCTTCTCATAGCCTCACTGCCAAAAATTATCAGGTTCCTAGAATTTGTGGGCACGATTGCTATGCTCCTGGTAGGCGGGGGCATGTACGTGCATAATATTGAAGTAATTCACGATGGACTTCATTTCATGCCGATAATGCTTGCCAACCTTTTCGCTGGCCTGATCGTCGGTTTTGTTATCCTATTCCTTCTCCATTCTGTTAAGAAAAACAAGTAA
- the hemG gene encoding protoporphyrinogen oxidase, which translates to MQPTADVLIIGAGLSGLAAATFLKHKEPDISLLIIEQGDHPGGAVRSHIEEGYLAEGGAHGFLDNALESRVLVHEAGLTEEVEKAPLSEFVRYICLDGQLRLIPQTPGKLIKAPLISPAAKLRVLADLWKKPLSDEPTVAQWVEHRFGKALLPFADAVFTGTYAGDIERLKLEAVMPGLHNLEQEHGSLLKGAVHKMRAARKERRKDGGKKGLPAMTSFKAGMSRLPQAMAAKLIPNKEIMYRTGARSVAQIDGGWSVKTGQLELQARHLIIALPVNRCLELLADSELPAPPVTAIPEARIATVALGFTDTADVPFGFGYLAPEQEERFALGALFSSHMFPGRAPDDHVLMEALVGGRRHPERLDLADEELVAKVYEDLKQLIDLPDPPVFSRVLRPKYGIPQLEEGYPALLEWRKQLHADNKNLHLCGFGWQGIGINDMHKQAWEMAKRILAGYQGEQEEKVKGVYF; encoded by the coding sequence ATGCAACCAACAGCTGACGTCTTAATTATCGGTGCCGGTCTTTCCGGGCTGGCTGCGGCTACCTTTCTGAAACATAAAGAGCCGGATATCTCTTTACTGATTATCGAGCAGGGGGATCATCCGGGCGGGGCTGTTCGCTCCCATATTGAAGAAGGCTATCTTGCCGAGGGTGGAGCGCACGGTTTTTTGGATAATGCCTTGGAAAGCAGGGTACTGGTGCATGAGGCCGGTTTGACCGAAGAGGTGGAAAAGGCTCCTCTGTCCGAGTTTGTCCGATATATCTGTCTTGATGGTCAGCTCAGGCTTATCCCCCAGACTCCGGGGAAACTCATCAAAGCACCGCTTATTTCTCCGGCTGCTAAACTCAGGGTACTGGCCGATCTCTGGAAAAAGCCTTTGTCTGACGAACCCACAGTGGCCCAATGGGTAGAGCATCGTTTCGGCAAGGCCCTGCTACCCTTTGCCGATGCAGTTTTCACAGGAACCTATGCCGGTGATATTGAACGACTCAAGCTGGAAGCGGTTATGCCCGGCCTGCATAACTTGGAGCAGGAGCATGGCTCACTACTGAAAGGAGCTGTACATAAGATGCGGGCGGCCCGCAAGGAACGCAGGAAGGATGGTGGAAAAAAAGGCCTGCCTGCCATGACCAGCTTTAAGGCTGGCATGTCCCGCCTACCCCAAGCTATGGCGGCCAAGCTGATTCCCAACAAGGAGATCATGTACCGGACCGGTGCCCGTTCCGTTGCTCAGATTGACGGGGGCTGGTCGGTGAAAACCGGGCAGTTGGAGTTACAGGCCCGCCACCTGATCATTGCCCTGCCAGTAAACCGCTGTCTGGAGCTTCTTGCGGACAGCGAACTGCCTGCGCCGCCCGTTACTGCAATCCCAGAAGCCCGTATTGCTACGGTGGCCCTCGGTTTTACGGATACAGCGGATGTTCCTTTCGGCTTCGGCTATCTTGCCCCGGAGCAGGAAGAGCGTTTTGCCCTCGGTGCTCTGTTTTCCTCACATATGTTTCCGGGGCGGGCTCCTGATGACCATGTCTTAATGGAAGCCTTGGTCGGCGGTCGCAGACATCCTGAGCGGCTGGACCTTGCTGATGAGGAGTTGGTGGCAAAGGTCTATGAGGATCTGAAACAACTCATTGACCTGCCCGATCCGCCGGTATTCAGCCGGGTTCTGCGACCCAAGTATGGTATTCCGCAGTTGGAAGAAGGCTATCCGGCTCTGCTGGAGTGGCGGAAACAACTGCATGCGGACAACAAAAACTTACATCTTTGCGGGTTTGGTTGGCAGGGGATCGGTATCAATGATATGCATAAGCAGGCCTGGGAAATGGCTAAGCGTATTTTGGCTGGGTATCAGGGGGAGCAGGAGGAGAAAGTGAAGGGAGTTTATTTTTGA
- a CDS encoding response regulator: MQSSPFKKLYLASLTGIILWTLLVGMSLAWSIHLAGDAVIRQICFAYALLWLALLPVFFFFYKKMQSRLRERMQHEAEQQEWADIFKHAQWGIALSKRDTAGEADKAEIFSLDMINPAFAEMHGRSVEELRGKSYLTLIDKTSQSDVVEYLHVAKEEGHHIFESRHVRKDGSSFFVEVNITVVRDSAGKQLSRIMNVQDISDRKESERFIIQARDEWQRTFNAIHEIVLILDPTLRVLKANSTAEQYLDASPGELEGRQCFELFRRASSPCAGCPALKTLRNRKPYSLQIEHAEMECFFLVSTSPVFDDVGSLTGLVYVAKDITQQKQLEVKIRQAQKMEAIGTLAGGIAHDFNNILSPIMGYAEMLSESLSDESMERFQAQQIYNAALRARDLTQQILGFSRQTDQTLQPVEPHLIVKEALKLLRSSIPTSIAIQQSIEPSCGKIMADPTQIHQVVVNLYTNAYQAMMDTGGTLGLTMRPLVLMAEDSVYKIDLMPGSYILIEVSDTGHGMPPDVLEKIFEPYFTTRKEQGGTGLGLATVHAIVHEHKGTVSVYSEPGQGTTFRVYLPQLKEEEEEQSDELFLLGTQNLGGTEHILVVDDEKAVVDITRYMLMQLGYKVTIETDSPAAWELFVQQPDAFDLVITDMAMPKMTGIELAKKILEQRPDIPVILCTGFSEMINEEKAKSLGIKAYLMKPVLKSKLAASVRQALGEMQEQDG; the protein is encoded by the coding sequence ATGCAATCATCCCCTTTTAAAAAGCTTTATCTTGCGTCCCTGACAGGTATTATCCTGTGGACTCTTCTTGTCGGGATGTCCCTTGCCTGGAGTATCCATCTGGCCGGTGATGCTGTTATACGACAGATCTGTTTTGCCTATGCCCTGCTGTGGTTGGCTCTGCTGCCTGTGTTTTTTTTCTTTTATAAGAAGATGCAGTCTCGACTCCGGGAAAGAATGCAGCATGAGGCCGAGCAACAGGAGTGGGCTGATATTTTTAAGCATGCTCAGTGGGGGATTGCGCTCAGTAAGAGAGATACGGCAGGTGAAGCAGATAAGGCCGAAATATTTTCTTTGGATATGATAAACCCTGCTTTTGCAGAGATGCATGGGAGGTCTGTAGAAGAGCTGAGGGGTAAATCTTATCTCACCCTGATTGATAAAACGTCTCAAAGTGACGTTGTCGAATATTTGCACGTCGCAAAAGAAGAAGGACATCATATTTTTGAATCCCGCCATGTTAGAAAAGACGGGAGCTCCTTTTTTGTCGAGGTAAATATCACCGTAGTGCGTGATAGCGCAGGAAAGCAACTCAGTCGGATAATGAATGTCCAGGATATCAGCGATAGAAAGGAGAGTGAGCGTTTCATTATCCAAGCCCGTGATGAGTGGCAGCGAACATTTAACGCCATTCATGAAATAGTCCTTATCCTTGATCCGACCCTGCGAGTGTTGAAAGCGAACAGTACAGCGGAACAATATCTTGACGCATCTCCGGGTGAACTTGAGGGGCGTCAATGCTTTGAGCTGTTTCGCAGGGCATCCTCCCCTTGTGCAGGATGCCCCGCTCTCAAGACCCTGCGCAACCGCAAACCCTATTCCTTGCAGATCGAACATGCGGAGATGGAATGTTTCTTTCTGGTCTCCACCTCTCCTGTTTTCGATGATGTCGGCAGCCTGACAGGTCTGGTTTATGTGGCCAAGGATATCACGCAGCAAAAACAACTTGAAGTAAAGATACGACAGGCCCAGAAAATGGAGGCTATCGGGACGCTCGCAGGCGGTATCGCCCATGATTTTAATAATATTTTATCGCCGATCATGGGGTATGCAGAGATGTTGAGCGAAAGCCTGTCTGATGAATCGATGGAGCGTTTTCAGGCGCAGCAGATATACAACGCTGCTTTACGAGCCAGGGATCTGACCCAACAGATCCTTGGATTCAGCAGACAGACAGATCAGACCTTGCAGCCGGTGGAACCGCATCTCATCGTAAAGGAGGCATTAAAACTCCTTCGTTCCTCCATCCCGACCTCTATTGCGATCCAACAGAGCATAGAGCCTTCCTGCGGTAAGATCATGGCCGACCCCACCCAGATACATCAGGTGGTGGTCAATCTCTATACCAATGCCTATCAGGCCATGATGGACACCGGTGGAACCTTGGGGTTGACCATGCGTCCTCTTGTCCTCATGGCTGAGGATTCGGTATATAAAATAGATTTGATGCCGGGATCGTATATCCTGATAGAGGTGAGCGATACCGGGCACGGAATGCCGCCGGATGTGCTTGAAAAAATCTTTGAACCCTATTTCACAACCAGAAAAGAACAGGGAGGAACCGGGTTGGGGCTTGCCACGGTTCATGCTATTGTCCATGAGCATAAGGGGACAGTGTCGGTTTACTCGGAACCGGGACAGGGAACGACGTTTCGAGTGTATTTGCCCCAACTGAAGGAAGAGGAGGAGGAACAGAGCGATGAGCTTTTCCTTCTCGGGACGCAGAATCTCGGAGGCACAGAACATATCCTTGTTGTTGATGATGAGAAAGCTGTTGTCGATATTACACGCTATATGCTGATGCAATTAGGTTATAAGGTGACAATAGAGACAGACAGCCCTGCTGCCTGGGAGCTTTTTGTTCAGCAGCCTGATGCCTTTGACCTTGTCATCACGGACATGGCTATGCCGAAGATGACCGGAATAGAACTGGCAAAGAAAATTTTAGAACAACGACCGGATATTCCGGTTATCTTATGTACCGGCTTCAGTGAGATGATCAATGAGGAAAAAGCCAAATCCTTGGGCATTAAGGCGTATTTAATGAAGCCTGTGCTCAAGAGCAAATTGGCAGCCAGTGTCAGGCAGGCCTTGGGTGAGATGCAGGAACAGGATGGATAA
- the htpG gene encoding molecular chaperone HtpG: MSTQVETKQFQAETRKVLDIVINSLYTERDIFVRELVSNASDALEKFRHLSLTEQPEFDAHVPLEINIDCDDKKHTLTITDTGIGMTAQELEENLGTIAHSGSGKFIEELAEAAKKDVSLIGQFGVGFYSAFMAAKTVTVQTRSWDGSEGHEWHSDGNGSYTISPCDGLHRGTKIIIELKDDAEEYGQKFTLERIIKQYSTFIPFPVKVEGNKVNTVEAIWGRSKSEITDEEYNEFYKFVGNAYDEPTFRLHFAADAPLAINALLFVPKDNFETLGMGRMEPGVNLYCQKVLIDQHSKSILPEWLRFLKGVVDSEDLPLNISRQSLQDNALVAKLRRVITKRFLKLMAEEAKKDNGKYLEFWKTFGIFLKEGVTSDFEYQKELSTLLRFESSATEAGSMTSLQEYVDRMAEGQEEIYYINGPSRGAIENGPYVEMFKKRDIEILYTLEPIDDFVLSHLGEFDGKKLLSADRADLRLPESTEKNEETQDEAGEEKLAEAVQTSLCKWMKEVLGDKVKEVKPSTRLVDSPAMILNTDGYMTSSMERILAAQGKGGQDNPMMMAGKKEMEINPASSLIKKMADLRTKDQDFAKDIAEQIYDNAMIQAGLIIDPQEMVNRNYRILERMSA, encoded by the coding sequence ATGAGTACACAGGTTGAAACCAAACAATTTCAGGCAGAAACCCGAAAGGTTCTCGATATCGTCATTAATTCGCTTTACACCGAACGAGACATTTTTGTCCGTGAGTTGGTCTCCAATGCCTCAGATGCCTTGGAGAAATTCCGCCATCTTTCCCTGACCGAGCAGCCGGAATTCGACGCTCATGTGCCGCTGGAAATCAATATCGACTGTGATGATAAAAAACACACCCTGACCATCACCGATACCGGTATCGGCATGACAGCGCAGGAGCTTGAGGAAAACCTGGGCACCATTGCTCATTCCGGGTCCGGCAAATTCATCGAAGAACTGGCAGAGGCGGCCAAAAAGGATGTCAGCCTGATCGGCCAGTTCGGCGTAGGTTTTTACTCCGCCTTTATGGCAGCTAAGACCGTCACCGTCCAAACCCGCTCTTGGGACGGTAGCGAAGGCCATGAATGGCATTCCGACGGCAACGGTTCCTATACCATCAGCCCCTGCGACGGCCTGCATCGGGGCACTAAGATCATTATTGAACTGAAGGACGATGCCGAGGAGTACGGCCAGAAGTTCACCTTGGAGCGCATCATCAAGCAATACTCAACCTTTATCCCTTTTCCGGTCAAAGTGGAAGGAAATAAAGTCAACACGGTTGAGGCCATCTGGGGCCGCTCCAAAAGCGAAATCACAGACGAAGAGTATAACGAATTCTATAAATTCGTCGGCAATGCCTATGATGAGCCCACCTTTCGTCTTCATTTTGCCGCTGATGCGCCGTTGGCCATCAATGCTCTGCTCTTTGTGCCCAAGGACAACTTCGAGACCCTGGGCATGGGCCGGATGGAGCCCGGTGTCAATCTCTACTGCCAGAAGGTGCTGATTGACCAGCACAGCAAGAGCATCCTGCCCGAGTGGCTCCGTTTTCTCAAGGGTGTGGTGGACTCTGAGGATCTTCCTCTCAACATCTCCCGCCAATCCCTTCAGGATAATGCTCTGGTGGCCAAGCTACGCCGGGTTATCACCAAACGCTTTCTTAAATTGATGGCAGAGGAGGCCAAGAAGGACAATGGCAAGTATCTGGAGTTTTGGAAGACCTTTGGTATTTTCCTCAAAGAGGGTGTTACCTCGGATTTTGAATACCAGAAAGAACTTTCCACTCTGTTGCGTTTTGAGTCTTCCGCCACTGAAGCGGGCAGCATGACCTCTTTGCAGGAATACGTGGATCGGATGGCAGAAGGCCAGGAAGAGATTTACTACATCAACGGTCCCAGTCGAGGAGCTATCGAGAACGGCCCCTATGTAGAGATGTTCAAAAAACGGGATATCGAGATCCTCTATACTCTGGAGCCTATTGACGACTTTGTCCTCTCTCATCTGGGGGAATTTGACGGCAAGAAACTCCTTTCCGCTGATCGGGCCGACCTGCGTTTACCAGAAAGCACGGAAAAAAATGAGGAGACTCAAGACGAGGCCGGAGAAGAAAAATTGGCCGAGGCTGTGCAGACCTCACTCTGTAAATGGATGAAAGAGGTTCTGGGTGACAAGGTCAAGGAGGTCAAGCCTTCAACCCGCTTGGTGGACAGCCCGGCCATGATCCTCAACACAGACGGTTACATGACCTCATCCATGGAGCGAATCTTGGCGGCTCAGGGCAAGGGCGGCCAGGACAATCCTATGATGATGGCAGGGAAAAAAGAAATGGAAATTAATCCGGCCAGCTCCCTGATCAAAAAGATGGCTGATCTTCGAACCAAGGATCAGGATTTTGCTAAGGATATAGCTGAGCAGATCTACGATAATGCCATGATTCAGGCTGGGCTGATCATTGATCCGCAGGAGATGGTTAATCGGAACTACCGTATTCTGGAGCGGATGTCGGCGTAA
- a CDS encoding hemerythrin domain-containing protein, with amino-acid sequence MKNIKMDKLTKAYLDHGMISEEMTFFKKFVEGINADEVENYLSRLRKFSEEYITKHFKFEEEEIFPLIIQYGNEKERKMVQMLQDDHIKILKKLEEFMEQVASYGAHPTKKEIEEIMTSSRALLEMVLVHARIEDARLFPNL; translated from the coding sequence ATGAAAAACATAAAAATGGACAAGCTGACCAAGGCCTACCTTGATCACGGTATGATTTCTGAAGAAATGACCTTCTTTAAAAAATTCGTGGAAGGAATAAATGCTGATGAAGTAGAAAATTATCTCAGCAGGCTGCGAAAGTTCTCAGAAGAATATATTACCAAACATTTCAAGTTTGAAGAGGAGGAGATATTTCCCCTTATCATCCAGTACGGCAATGAAAAAGAAAGAAAAATGGTCCAGATGCTGCAGGATGACCATATAAAAATATTAAAAAAACTTGAAGAATTTATGGAGCAGGTTGCTTCCTACGGGGCGCATCCAACAAAAAAGGAAATTGAGGAAATTATGACCTCAAGCAGAGCACTCCTTGAAATGGTTCTGGTTCATGCACGCATAGAGGATGCCCGCCTTTTTCCGAATCTTTAG
- a CDS encoding Uma2 family endonuclease: MGEAAKRYAVYEDLLSLPDNIVGEILNGVLETHPRPAPRHALATSSLGGEIYKPYGHGRGGPGGWWILDEPELHLDVDIMVPDLAGWRRERMPELPKTAWFECVPDWVCEVLSPSTGKTDRAIKMPLYAHYGVEYLWLVDPDLQTLEAYQLQTESSGNKWVLLKTLRDDQSVSLPPFTETSFDLSVLWA, translated from the coding sequence ATGGGAGAAGCAGCCAAACGTTACGCAGTCTACGAAGATTTGTTGAGCCTGCCTGATAATATTGTGGGAGAGATACTTAACGGAGTTTTAGAAACCCATCCAAGACCAGCTCCGCGTCATGCCTTGGCCACATCATCATTGGGCGGAGAAATTTACAAACCGTATGGTCATGGTCGCGGTGGTCCAGGAGGCTGGTGGATTCTTGACGAACCAGAGCTTCATCTGGATGTCGATATAATGGTTCCTGATCTGGCGGGATGGCGGCGTGAGCGAATGCCGGAACTGCCGAAAACCGCTTGGTTTGAATGCGTGCCGGATTGGGTTTGCGAGGTGCTTTCGCCCTCAACGGGCAAGACCGACCGTGCGATCAAAATGCCCTTGTATGCGCATTATGGTGTCGAGTATCTGTGGTTGGTTGATCCAGACCTGCAAACCTTGGAAGCCTATCAACTGCAAACCGAATCATCAGGAAATAAATGGGTGCTGCTCAAAACCTTGCGGGACGATCAAAGCGTCTCCTTGCCGCCCTTTACGGAAACCAGTTTTGATTTGTCCGTGTTATGGGCATAA
- a CDS encoding cytochrome b N-terminal domain-containing protein produces the protein MIVPSRQDKAETRLVKRLQNTLFSIRWGGHALISLYISVLSGLIVGLQYNAAEPFYSTATIELIVPFGSFWRSLHYCSSQVFMLLLLVHLVIILWQKDSASGYSFSRGAWLRLTASVPVALFLLFTGYILRGDATGEAAGAIAENIILAVPILGSFLNKLLFDGNTVGVQKVYLNHLIGLMVIGGFCVWPHLRRYTAYWRNHLPLALVFLLLAPILKTPLERDHFGLLHINGPWFFLGLQELLRYIPVFWAGIFVPAIFVGALLLLPPEGAARRRTLWFMGAWLAFYIVLSVLGFRRG, from the coding sequence ATGATCGTACCGAGCCGACAGGATAAGGCGGAGACGAGGCTTGTGAAACGGTTGCAAAACACCCTGTTCTCGATCCGTTGGGGAGGCCACGCCTTGATCAGTCTGTATATCTCGGTCTTGTCCGGCCTGATTGTTGGACTCCAGTATAATGCGGCGGAACCCTTTTATTCCACCGCAACCATCGAGCTGATCGTACCTTTTGGCTCCTTTTGGCGTTCTTTGCATTACTGCTCCAGCCAAGTATTTATGCTCCTCCTGCTGGTGCATCTAGTTATTATTCTTTGGCAGAAGGACTCTGCGTCCGGGTACAGCTTCAGCCGAGGCGCATGGCTGCGTCTCACTGCCTCTGTGCCGGTCGCGCTTTTTCTCCTCTTTACCGGGTATATCCTCCGGGGCGATGCCACCGGCGAGGCAGCCGGGGCCATTGCCGAGAATATCATCCTTGCTGTCCCGATTTTAGGTTCTTTCCTCAATAAACTCCTGTTTGACGGCAATACGGTCGGGGTGCAAAAGGTTTATCTCAATCATCTGATCGGGCTGATGGTTATAGGCGGTTTCTGTGTCTGGCCGCATCTGCGACGTTATACCGCGTACTGGCGCAATCATCTTCCTCTTGCCCTTGTTTTTCTCCTGCTTGCCCCGATCTTAAAAACCCCACTGGAGCGCGATCATTTCGGCCTGCTGCATATTAATGGACCGTGGTTTTTTCTCGGGTTGCAGGAGTTACTGCGCTATATCCCGGTGTTCTGGGCAGGGATCTTTGTCCCGGCGATCTTTGTCGGTGCCTTGCTGCTTCTGCCGCCGGAAGGGGCTGCTCGCCGGAGAACTTTGTGGTTTATGGGGGCTTGGCTGGCTTTTTATATCGTGTTAAGTGTCCTTGGTTTCCGGCGGGGATAA
- a CDS encoding DUF2304 family protein, which yields MKIQLYQVIVVGISSVMLYLGIKEFINRETGQTILKLSVRLAVWGGMGLIAIYPDFTLIIARIMGVVDNFNAVVLMGFLMVFLMLFKLLSAIEKIEQNVSEITRKEALHAAHERIEELREEIKKNRQ from the coding sequence ATGAAAATACAGCTTTATCAGGTTATTGTTGTCGGCATTTCATCGGTCATGCTCTACCTCGGCATCAAAGAATTCATCAACCGAGAGACCGGCCAGACTATCCTGAAACTCTCTGTGCGCTTAGCTGTCTGGGGTGGAATGGGCCTGATTGCTATTTATCCTGATTTCACCCTGATTATTGCCCGGATAATGGGGGTGGTGGATAATTTCAATGCCGTTGTTCTGATGGGATTTTTGATGGTCTTCCTGATGCTGTTCAAATTGCTGTCGGCCATTGAAAAAATTGAGCAAAATGTTTCTGAAATAACACGAAAAGAGGCCCTGCACGCGGCCCATGAGCGTATCGAAGAGCTACGAGAGGAAATAAAGAAAAACAGACAATAA
- a CDS encoding DUF4080 domain-containing protein, with protein sequence MFHLISINCRYSHSCLALFYVRNALEQQLPEKPLLFSQFTINDPYYATLLRISSGSAQVLFFSVYIWNHSFIRRLINDLARLQPNLPIILGGPQAQALGELPKQCTLFLGEIEGASKEFYHDLEQDCLQPLYHADKPQTFPSPYRKEDFAGALKNRQLYYESSRGCPFSCSYCLSSGSKGVRHKPVELVKEELTALIAAKPMIIKLVDRTFNDQAERALAVWQFLIKQTEQVRFHFEIAPDRFTDPMFELLATVPCDQFQFEIGIQSCHPQTLAAVNRKMDIEATCRNIGRLLALNTIHLHVDLILGLPFETEASFRDSFNQVFRLAPHYIQLGLLKILPDTEISRRAEEFGLISCSEPPYEILATRWLNHKQLSELYELCECIESFYNNRFFRSLWQYLVQKDEEPFAFFSQLLRLCRQYNFFQLSRTHKLMIRILTDLVQKRPDQELLLDLLRYDWLRCGFRTLPEYLTETSQAELRNHLRATLPQNMEGLFTYQTRVEFLKQASFVELSLEAIHFMGMADQDNTGGRLIALLPEQTEGVMKFNRAVVLPSCL encoded by the coding sequence ATGTTTCATCTCATCAGCATTAACTGTCGCTATTCCCACTCCTGCCTCGCCCTTTTCTACGTCCGCAATGCTCTGGAGCAACAGCTGCCCGAGAAGCCCCTTCTCTTTAGTCAGTTCACCATTAATGATCCTTATTATGCCACCCTGCTCCGCATCAGCAGCGGGTCGGCACAGGTGCTCTTCTTTTCCGTCTATATCTGGAACCACAGCTTTATTCGCCGCCTGATCAATGATCTGGCCCGGCTTCAACCGAACCTGCCCATTATCCTCGGAGGACCGCAGGCCCAGGCCCTGGGAGAGCTGCCCAAACAATGCACACTTTTTCTCGGTGAGATTGAAGGAGCTTCGAAAGAATTTTACCACGACCTAGAGCAAGACTGCCTGCAACCGCTGTATCATGCTGATAAGCCTCAGACCTTCCCCTCTCCCTACCGCAAAGAGGATTTCGCCGGGGCTTTGAAAAACCGCCAGCTCTATTACGAATCCTCGCGGGGCTGCCCTTTTTCCTGCTCCTACTGCCTCTCTTCCGGCTCCAAGGGGGTACGCCATAAGCCTGTTGAGTTGGTTAAAGAAGAGCTGACCGCCCTTATCGCGGCAAAGCCCATGATCATCAAGCTGGTAGATCGCACCTTTAATGATCAGGCGGAACGGGCCCTGGCAGTTTGGCAATTTCTCATTAAGCAGACGGAGCAGGTCCGTTTTCATTTTGAAATAGCCCCGGACCGCTTTACCGATCCCATGTTCGAGCTGCTCGCCACAGTTCCCTGTGACCAGTTCCAGTTTGAAATCGGCATTCAGAGCTGCCACCCCCAGACCTTGGCAGCGGTCAACCGCAAGATGGACATCGAAGCAACCTGTCGCAATATCGGCCGGCTGCTTGCTCTGAACACCATCCACCTCCATGTGGACCTCATCCTTGGCTTACCTTTTGAAACCGAGGCCAGTTTTCGGGATTCCTTTAACCAAGTGTTCCGACTCGCACCCCATTATATCCAATTAGGCCTGCTCAAGATCCTGCCCGATACAGAGATCTCCCGACGGGCGGAAGAGTTTGGCCTGATCTCTTGCAGCGAACCACCTTATGAGATACTGGCGACCCGCTGGCTGAATCATAAACAGTTAAGCGAGCTGTACGAGCTTTGCGAATGCATAGAGTCCTTTTATAATAACCGTTTTTTTCGTTCTCTCTGGCAATACCTTGTCCAGAAGGATGAGGAACCCTTTGCCTTCTTTTCCCAGCTCCTACGCCTTTGTCGGCAATATAATTTTTTTCAGTTATCGCGAACCCATAAATTAATGATCCGAATCCTCACTGATCTGGTGCAAAAACGACCGGATCAGGAACTGCTGCTGGACCTGCTGCGCTACGACTGGCTGCGCTGCGGCTTCCGCACCCTGCCGGAATATCTCACGGAAACATCCCAGGCAGAATTGCGCAACCACTTACGTGCTACCTTGCCGCAAAATATGGAAGGTCTATTCACCTACCAGACGCGGGTTGAATTCCTCAAGCAAGCAAGCTTTGTTGAGCTTTCTCTGGAGGCCATACATTTCATGGGAATGGCCGATCAGGACAACACGGGGGGCAGACTTATCGCCCTGCTGCCGGAACAGACAGAGGGGGTGATGAAGTTTAATCGGGCGGTGGTGCTGCCCTCTTGCTTGTAA
- a CDS encoding desulfoferrodoxin family protein, with protein MIDRREFLKTTAVAASAVAVASGSNVFAGETAAPAAVHAGIVYTEQQQGQWEGKAGSHAPKVTVSDGKVSVVTEHPMTEPHFIVRHTVVLADGKVIGGKTFSHTDKPESSVDLPAGYKGKACATSFCNMHDLWVTEFTV; from the coding sequence ATGATTGATCGAAGAGAGTTTCTAAAAACAACTGCTGTTGCCGCCTCTGCTGTTGCCGTCGCCTCAGGCTCCAACGTTTTTGCTGGCGAGACAGCCGCACCCGCCGCAGTCCATGCCGGAATAGTGTACACAGAACAACAACAAGGACAATGGGAAGGCAAGGCAGGCAGCCATGCACCTAAGGTAACCGTTTCGGATGGCAAGGTTTCTGTTGTTACCGAGCATCCCATGACCGAGCCGCATTTCATCGTCCGTCATACGGTTGTTCTTGCTGACGGCAAGGTTATTGGCGGAAAGACCTTCTCGCATACGGATAAACCGGAATCAAGCGTTGATCTGCCCGCAGGATATAAGGGTAAGGCCTGTGCAACCAGCTTCTGCAATATGCATGATCTGTGGGTAACCGAGTTCACAGTCTAA